A window from Xiphophorus maculatus strain JP 163 A chromosome 17, X_maculatus-5.0-male, whole genome shotgun sequence encodes these proteins:
- the LOC102230746 gene encoding histone H1-like produces the protein MAEEAPAAVKAPAKAPKKKSAPRAKKDGPSLSKLIVAAVADSKERKGVSLAALKKVLAGKGVDVAKANKRINTAVTKLVTGGTLSQTKGTGASGSFKLAKKEPKAAKPAKKVVKKKAPAKAKKPAAKKASTPKKPAAKKAAAAAKKSPKKAPAKKAAAAAKKVPKKSPKKAAAAAAKKPKAAKKPAAKKAPARKPAAKKAKK, from the coding sequence atggcaGAAGAAGCTCCAGCAGCGGTGAAAGCCCCGGCGAAAGCCCCGAAGAAGAAGTCCGCTCCCCGGGCCAAGAAGGACGGACCCAGCCTGTCCAAGCTGATCGTGGCCGCCGTGGCCGACTCGAAGGAGCGCAAGGGAGTTTCTCTGGCGGCGCTGAAGAAGGTGCTGGCCGGGAAGGGCGTGGATGTGGCCAAGGCCAACAAGCGCATCAACACGGCCGTCACCAAGCTGGTGACCGGAGGAACCCTGAGCCAGACGAAAGGCACCGGGGCCTCGGGCTCGTTCAAGCTCGCCAAGAAGGAGCCCAAAGCGGCCAAGCCGGCCAAGAAGGTGGTGAAGAAGAAGGCTCCGGCCAAGGCCAAGAAGCCCGCCGCCAAGAAGGCCAGCACCCCCAAGAAACCCGCCGCCAAGAAAGCGGCGGCAGCGGCCAAGAAGTCCCCGAAGAAGGCCCCGGCCAAGAAAGCCGCCGCGGCCGCCAAAAAGGTGCCCAAGAAGAGCCCCAAGaaggccgccgccgccgccgccaagAAGCCGAAGGCCGCCAAGAAGCCCGCGGCCAAGAAAGCGCCGGCCAGAAAGCCCGCGGCCAAGAAGGCCAAGAAGTAA
- the LOC111611799 gene encoding histone H2B 1/2-like, whose amino-acid sequence MPEPAKSAPKKGSKKAVTKTAGKGGKKKRKTRKESYAIYVYKVLKQVHPDTGISSKAMSIMNSFVNDIFERIASEASRLAHYNKRSTITSREIQTAVRLLLPGELAKHAVSEGTKAVTKYTSSK is encoded by the coding sequence ATGCCCGAACCCGCCAAGTCTGCGCCCAAGAAGGGCTCCAAGAAAGCCGTGACCAAGACGGCCGGCAAGGGAGgcaagaagaagagaaagaccAGGAAGGAGAGCTACGCCATCTACGTGTACAAGGTGCTGAAGCAGGTCCACCCCGATACCGGCATCTCGTCCAAGGCCATGAGCATCATGAACTCGTTCGTCAACGACATCTTCGAGCGCATCGCCTCCGAGGCGTCCCGCCTGGCTCACTACAACAAGCGCTCCACCATCACCTCCAGGGAGATCCAGACGGCCGTGCGCCTCCTGCTGCCCGGAGAGCTGGCCAAGCACGCCGTGTCCGAGGGCACCAAGGCGGTCACCAAGTACACCAGCTCCAAGTGA
- the LOC102230485 gene encoding gastrula zinc finger protein XlCGF17.1-like, with amino-acid sequence MAALRGFREFLTQRLAAAGEEVLSACEDTVVRCEEQSRLQQKMIDVMKSEFDAHRADLRQQRDVKEEEEKFVPDEQLSNEERSSTSDEKIKKEEEEDYPEATAIKEEDQEEPCTSKLGEQVQLKRVESQSAPESLKPDASSKKNLCRAKASFCHICGQALTKLGLDRHMRTHTGRKPLSCKSCGQIFRLRLSLEVHMRTHAGTKEHACKTCGKTFRRSDHLELHTRTHGDKKLYLCNVCGKSVADPSAFRRHMTIHTDEKPHSCKICGEKFKHSNTLLCHRRAHSGERPYVCRLCGNKFVNASKLNRHTMSHTGDKPHACEHCGKRFIRLHQMKDHVRRHTGEKPFDCHTCGRKFISSTELRAHTKTHTGETSQP; translated from the exons ATGGCGGCTCTTCGCGGCTTCAGGGAGTTTCTGACGCAGCGGCTGGCGGCGGCCGGGGAGGAAGTGCTTTCTGCGTGTGAAGACACCGTGGTTCGGTGTGAGGAGCAGAGCCGCCTTCAGCAGAAGATGATCGATGTTATGAAGTCCGAGTTTGATGCGCACAGAGCAG acctCCGGCAACAACGTGAcgttaaagaagaagaagagaagttTGTGCCTGATGAGCAGCTTTCTAACGAGGAGAGGAGTTCCACTTCTGATGAGAAGattaaaaaagaggaggaggaggattaTCCAGAGGCAACAGCCATTAAGGAGGAAGACCAGGAAGAACCCTGCACCAGCAAACTGGGAGAGCAGGTGCAGCTGAAGCGTGTGGAGAGTCAGTCTGCTCCAGAGTCTCTGAAACCCGACGCCTCCAGCAAGAAGAACCTCTGCAGGGCGAAGGCCAGTTTCTGCCACATTTGTGGCCAGGCTCTGACGAAGCTCGGTTTGGATCGCCACATGAGGACTCACACGGGCAGGAAGCCGCTTTCCTGCAAAAGCTGTGGACAAATCTTCCGGCTCCGTCTGTCTTTGGAAGTCCACATGAGGACCCACGCCGGGACGAAGGAGCACGCTTGCAAGACGTGCGGGAAAACGTTCAGACGAAGCGACCATCTTGAACTCCACACGAGAACCCACGGCGACAAGAAGCTGTACCTCTGCAACGTCTGCGGAAAAAGCGTCGCCGACCCGTCGGCTTTCAGGAGGCACATGACCATCCACACGGACGAGAAACCGCACTCCTGCAAAATCTGCGGTGAGAAGTTCAAACACAGCAACACCCTGCTGTGCCACCGGAGGGCGCACTCGGGCGAGCGGCCGTACGTCTGCCGCTTGTGCGGCAACAAGTTCGTCAACGCCTCGAAGCTGAACCGACACACGATGTCGCACACTGGCGACAAACCTCACGCCTGCGAGCACTGCGGGAAGAGATTCATCCGCCTGCACCAGATGAAGGATCACGTGAGGAGGCACACCGGGGAGAAACCGTTCGACTGCCACACGTGTGGGAGAAAATTCATCAGCAGCACCGAACTGAGAGCTCACACCAAAACCCACACAGGTGAGACATCGCAGCCATAG
- the LOC111611798 gene encoding histone H2A-like: MSGRGKTGGKARAKAKTRSSRAGLQFPVGRVHRLLRKGNYAERVGAGAPVYLAAVLEYLTAEILELAGNAARDNKKTRIIPRHLQLAVRNDEELNKLLGGVTIAQGGVLPNIQAVLLPKKTEKPAKAK, encoded by the coding sequence ATGTCTGGACGCGGAAAGACCGGCGGCAAAGCCAGGGCCAAGGCCAAGACCCGCTCGTCCCGTGCGGGGCTCCAGTTCCCCGTGGGCCGTGTCCACAGGCTGCTGCGTAAGGGGAACTACGCCGAGCGCGTCGGTGCCGGAGCTCCGGTGTACCTGGCTGCGGTTCTGGAGTACCTGACCGCCGAGATCCTGGAGCTGGCCGGGAACGCGGCCCGCGACAACAAGAAGACCAGGATCATCCCCCGCCACCTGCAGCTGGCCGTCCGCAACGACGAGGAGCTCAACAAGCTGCTGGGCGGCGTGACCATCGCTCAGGGCGGCGTGCTGCCCAACATCCAGGCCGTCCTGCTGCCCAAGAAGACCGAGAAGCCGGCCAAGGCCAAGTGA
- the LOC111611797 gene encoding histone H3: protein MARTKQTARKSTGGKAPRKQLATKAARKSAPATGGVKKPHRYRPGTVALREIRRYQKSTELLIRKLPFQRLVREIAQDFKTDLRFQSSAVMALQEASEAYLVGLFEDTNLCAIHAKRVTIMPKDIQLARRIRGERA from the coding sequence ATGGCCCGAACCAAGCAGACCGCCCGCAAGTCCACCGGAGGGAAGGCTCCCAGGAAGCAGCTGGCCACCAAGGCCGCCCGCAAGAGCGCCCCGGCTACCGGCGGAGTGAAGAAGCCTCACCGCTACAGGCCCGGCACCGTGGCTCTGCGGGAGATCCGCCGCTACCAGAAATCCACCGAGCTGCTCATCCGCAAGCTGCCCTTCCAGCGCCTGGTGCGAGAGATCGCCCAGGACTTCAAGACCGACCTGCGCTTCCAGAGCTCCGCCGTCATGGCTCTGCAGGAGGCCAGCGAGGCCTACCTGGTCGGCCTCTTCGAGGACACCAACCTGTGCGCCATCCACGCCAAGAGGGTCACCATCATGCCCAAAGACATCCAGCTGGCCCGCCGCATCCGCGGAGAGAGGGCCTAA